Proteins from one Clostridium cellulovorans 743B genomic window:
- a CDS encoding glucose-1-phosphate adenylyltransferase, whose product MSEKEIVAVILAGGKGSRLEALTKKQAKPAVHFGGKYRIIDFPLSNCANSQINTVAVLTQYESITLNRYIGIGSNWGFNNSKSGMTVLPPRETEEGRNWYRGTADAIYQNRDFIDESDPEYLLVLSGDHIYKMNYSKVLEYHKQKNADATITVIEVPIEEASRFGIMNADEFGNIIDFEEKPKEPKSNLASMGIYIFNWKVLKKALEEDILDVTSTRDFGKDIIPKLLREEKKLVAYNFKGYWKDVGTIQSLWEANMDLLDEECPLDLYERNWRIYSDNIEREPHYIGDEAVIINSMVTQGCRIYGTVDNSVIFPGVKIAKGAYVKDSVLMPNVVVKEGAYVNKVIVDSDYIIDEYRIVNRYGDEVELLSLNSSYVEVNSKNDYICPKEIAVEEEIYE is encoded by the coding sequence ATGAGTGAGAAGGAAATAGTAGCTGTAATATTAGCTGGCGGGAAGGGCTCGCGATTAGAAGCCTTAACAAAAAAACAGGCAAAGCCTGCAGTGCACTTTGGAGGTAAATATAGAATAATTGATTTCCCTTTAAGCAACTGTGCAAATTCACAAATTAACACTGTGGCTGTGTTAACTCAATATGAATCAATTACTTTAAATAGATACATTGGAATAGGGAGTAATTGGGGATTCAATAACAGTAAGTCTGGAATGACAGTATTGCCACCAAGGGAAACAGAAGAAGGCAGAAATTGGTATCGAGGAACAGCTGATGCAATCTATCAAAACAGGGATTTTATTGATGAAAGTGATCCAGAATATTTACTGGTATTGTCTGGTGATCATATTTACAAGATGAATTATTCAAAGGTATTAGAATATCATAAGCAAAAAAATGCAGATGCGACTATAACAGTTATAGAAGTACCTATAGAAGAAGCTTCTAGGTTCGGAATCATGAATGCCGATGAGTTTGGAAATATTATAGATTTTGAGGAGAAACCTAAAGAACCGAAAAGCAATCTTGCTTCTATGGGGATATATATTTTTAACTGGAAAGTTTTAAAGAAAGCCTTAGAAGAAGATATTTTAGATGTGACTTCTACTAGGGATTTTGGAAAGGATATAATTCCTAAGTTATTAAGAGAAGAAAAGAAACTAGTTGCATATAACTTCAAAGGATATTGGAAGGATGTAGGCACTATACAAAGCTTATGGGAAGCAAATATGGACTTATTAGATGAGGAGTGTCCATTAGATCTTTATGAAAGAAACTGGCGTATATATTCAGATAATATTGAGAGAGAACCTCATTATATAGGAGATGAAGCAGTTATTATTAATTCAATGGTTACTCAAGGTTGCCGAATATATGGTACTGTTGATAATTCAGTAATATTTCCAGGTGTAAAGATTGCTAAAGGTGCGTACGTTAAAGATTCGGTGTTAATGCCTAATGTAGTAGTTAAAGAAGGGGCTTATGTTAATAAAGTTATAGTTGATAGTGATTATATTATAGATGAATATAGAATTGTAAATAGGTACGGGGACGAAGTAGAACTTTTATCTTTAAATTCAAGTTATGTTGAAGTGAATTCTAAAAACGATTACATTTGCCCTAAGGAGATTGCAGTGGAGGAAGAAATATATGAATAA
- the folE2 gene encoding GTP cyclohydrolase FolE2, with protein MIDIQNTRGNYGKKIDKVGINNLIHPIRIQGKNNEIQNTVGNFSLSVSLAQELRGVNMSRLPIVLTELYEENFVFKNYREDLLYFLNEIKNKVEGEDSYISVCFDYFLYKKAPVSGFSGLMNYKCNFEGELKEDKYSYFLTVEVPITTLCPCSKAISISSAHNQRGYVTVRAELSENIEIEEFINIIEQAGSCDLYPILKREDEKYVTEKSYDNPRFVEDIVRIVADGLCEVDNVVSFNVKSVHEESIHAHNAFAEISYK; from the coding sequence ATGATCGATATACAAAACACTAGAGGAAATTACGGAAAGAAAATAGATAAAGTTGGAATAAATAATTTAATTCATCCAATAAGGATTCAAGGAAAGAATAATGAAATCCAAAACACTGTTGGAAACTTCTCTCTTAGTGTATCTCTTGCCCAAGAACTAAGAGGAGTTAATATGAGCAGACTTCCTATTGTTCTTACGGAATTATATGAAGAAAACTTTGTCTTCAAAAATTATAGAGAAGATTTACTATATTTTTTAAATGAGATAAAGAATAAAGTTGAAGGTGAAGATAGTTATATTTCTGTATGCTTTGATTATTTTCTCTATAAAAAAGCACCTGTATCAGGATTTAGCGGATTAATGAATTATAAGTGCAATTTTGAAGGTGAATTAAAGGAAGATAAATATTCTTACTTTTTAACAGTTGAGGTTCCTATAACTACATTATGCCCTTGTTCTAAAGCAATAAGCATTAGTTCAGCGCATAATCAAAGAGGATATGTAACTGTTAGAGCAGAGTTATCAGAAAATATTGAAATAGAGGAATTTATAAATATAATTGAGCAAGCTGGAAGCTGTGATTTATATCCTATTTTGAAGAGAGAAGATGAAAAATATGTCACAGAAAAATCTTATGATAATCCAAGGTTTGTTGAAGATATAGTTAGGATTGTTGCTGATGGTCTTTGTGAAGTAGATAATGTTGTGAGCTTTAATGTTAAGAGTGTACATGAAGAATCAATACATGCACACAATGCTTTTGCAGAAATAAGCTATAAATAA
- a CDS encoding dockerin type I domain-containing protein has product MKKHKVKCLITSTMVFASLFSSTVITKAEVTSNTSQQNATTTTNQLTLNDMPSNLKSSIEWVWNNRILKEGSTKRKNLIFDQIYAGKGTLNYIVRWQSNKSVTLQQRKDMATMISRQINNWTKSLKGYDGWPYGDITVKIVGWACADPSLILNKQSDEIVYTSYITDDLSTTDSSIPTKLPIAPSSISRFDHFQDSNYSYPGGLDKRFDMYLWGTSNLRGGAGGDWGQRVSDEYILSSLASNEAHIIEHEIGHAFSITDFYEDADRPPGGFPTNTIMWAGDSMTITEWDSWMLRYVWSQIKKDTSRFPATIPVETTYKLGDVNKDGKITALDLAFMKKLILNGTNEADLTLYDMNKDGKFNALDLATLKRLLLS; this is encoded by the coding sequence ATGAAAAAGCACAAAGTAAAATGCCTTATTACATCAACTATGGTCTTTGCAAGCTTATTTAGTAGTACTGTGATTACAAAAGCTGAAGTAACTTCAAATACATCTCAGCAAAATGCTACTACAACTACTAATCAATTAACCTTAAATGACATGCCTTCCAACTTGAAATCATCTATTGAATGGGTTTGGAATAACAGAATCCTAAAGGAAGGCTCGACAAAACGTAAAAACTTAATTTTTGATCAGATTTATGCAGGAAAAGGAACACTAAATTATATTGTACGTTGGCAATCAAATAAGAGTGTTACTCTTCAGCAGCGTAAAGATATGGCTACAATGATTAGTCGACAAATAAATAATTGGACAAAATCTCTTAAAGGTTATGATGGTTGGCCATATGGTGATATTACCGTTAAAATCGTTGGGTGGGCATGTGCTGATCCGTCACTAATACTTAATAAACAGTCTGATGAAATCGTCTACACCAGTTATATAACTGATGATTTAAGTACTACAGATTCAAGCATTCCCACAAAATTACCAATAGCACCTAGTTCTATTTCTAGGTTTGACCATTTTCAAGATTCAAATTATTCTTATCCTGGTGGCTTAGACAAACGTTTTGATATGTATTTATGGGGAACTAGTAATTTACGTGGCGGTGCTGGTGGAGATTGGGGACAACGCGTCTCTGATGAATATATACTAAGTAGCTTAGCTTCAAATGAAGCTCATATTATTGAACACGAAATAGGACATGCTTTTTCAATAACTGATTTCTATGAAGATGCCGATCGTCCACCTGGTGGTTTCCCTACTAACACAATTATGTGGGCTGGTGATTCGATGACAATAACTGAATGGGATTCATGGATGTTGCGTTATGTATGGAGCCAGATAAAAAAAGATACTTCTCGCTTTCCAGCAACTATTCCAGTAGAAACTACATATAAATTAGGTGATGTGAACAAAGATGGAAAAATCACCGCTTTAGATTTGGCATTTATGAAAAAACTCATATTAAATGGTACCAATGAAGCAGATTTGACTCTATATGATATGAACAAAGATGGCAAATTCAATGCTTTAGATTTGGCAACTCTAAAAAGATTACTTCTTAGTTAG
- a CDS encoding alpha-galactosidase, with the protein MGIIFQEKGNIFKLDAKDTSYIIQITEKGYLQHVYWGKKVRSLNLKYISRFYGEQNSKALEEGVINNFSLDYMPAEYPAYGNQDFRSPAYQVQLENGSTISDLRYESHNIFSGKKKLQGLPAVYVEKDEEADSLEVVLRDSVSGLKVVLTYTAFKDYDVITRSAQLINEGKEELKILRALSANVDLGCKDFQMLQLSGSWSRERHVVKRPVVMGIQSIESRRGVSSHQQNPFIALMKGDADEDHGDVYGFNLVYSGNFLANVELEQFDLTRVQIGINPFDFTWLLKEGESFQAPEAVLVYSDEGLGKMSRTFHKLYRNRMCRGVHRDKERPVLINNWEGTYFNFNEEIIKKIATEAKELGVELFVLDDGWFGKRNDDTTSLGDWFVDKNKLPNGLDNLAKYINEQGIKFGLWFEPEMVSPDSDLYRKHPDWCIHVENREKTLARTQLVLDLSRKDVCDAIVKMVSDILDSVPISYVKWDNNRYMTEVGSATLPAERQRETAHRYMLGFYSVLEAITTRFPEILFESCASGGGRFDPAMLYYMPQTWASDDTDAVERLKIQYGTSIVYPSITMGAHVSAVPNHQVNRITPLETRGNVAMSGTFGYELDVTKMSDEEKETVRQQIITYKEIRTLVQFGDFYRLLSPFEGNETAWMFVAEDKSDVAASFFKVLSSSHKKLSVLKLKGLDPNKDYLLIGTDEVYGGDELMNTGLVIPELKGDFQSYMWRLKEIK; encoded by the coding sequence ATGGGTATTATATTTCAAGAAAAGGGCAACATATTTAAATTAGATGCTAAAGATACTAGCTATATCATTCAGATAACAGAAAAGGGTTATTTGCAACATGTTTATTGGGGCAAAAAGGTTAGAAGTTTAAATTTAAAATACATATCAAGATTTTATGGAGAGCAGAATAGTAAAGCTCTTGAAGAAGGTGTAATAAATAATTTTTCATTAGACTATATGCCAGCAGAGTATCCTGCTTATGGTAATCAAGATTTTCGTTCACCTGCATATCAAGTTCAGCTAGAAAATGGTTCAACTATTTCAGATTTAAGATATGAGAGTCATAATATATTTTCTGGTAAGAAAAAGCTTCAAGGACTACCAGCAGTTTACGTAGAAAAAGATGAGGAAGCAGATTCCCTTGAAGTTGTACTAAGGGATAGTGTTAGTGGGCTTAAAGTTGTGTTAACATATACTGCATTTAAGGATTATGATGTTATAACAAGGTCAGCTCAGCTTATTAATGAAGGGAAAGAAGAATTAAAAATATTAAGAGCATTAAGTGCTAATGTAGATTTAGGATGCAAGGACTTTCAAATGCTTCAGTTGTCAGGATCTTGGAGTAGAGAACGACATGTTGTTAAAAGACCTGTGGTAATGGGAATTCAATCTATAGAAAGTAGAAGAGGTGTAAGTAGCCATCAACAGAATCCGTTTATTGCTCTTATGAAAGGTGATGCTGATGAAGATCATGGTGATGTTTATGGATTTAATTTAGTATATAGTGGAAACTTTTTAGCAAATGTTGAGTTAGAACAATTTGATTTAACAAGAGTTCAAATTGGCATAAATCCATTTGATTTTACTTGGCTTCTTAAGGAAGGGGAAAGTTTCCAAGCTCCAGAAGCAGTACTTGTTTACTCAGATGAAGGCTTAGGAAAGATGTCTAGAACTTTTCATAAGTTATATAGAAATAGAATGTGTAGAGGAGTTCATAGAGATAAAGAAAGACCAGTTCTTATTAATAATTGGGAAGGGACTTACTTTAATTTTAATGAAGAAATAATTAAGAAAATCGCTACAGAAGCTAAGGAACTTGGTGTTGAACTTTTTGTATTAGATGATGGATGGTTTGGAAAAAGAAATGACGATACTACTTCACTTGGTGATTGGTTTGTTGATAAAAATAAATTACCTAATGGACTTGATAATTTAGCAAAGTATATCAATGAACAAGGAATAAAATTCGGGCTATGGTTTGAACCTGAGATGGTTTCTCCAGATAGTGATTTATATAGAAAGCATCCAGATTGGTGCATACATGTTGAAAATAGAGAGAAAACTTTAGCTAGAACACAGTTAGTTTTAGACTTATCAAGAAAAGACGTATGTGATGCTATAGTTAAAATGGTATCAGATATTTTAGATTCAGTTCCTATTTCCTATGTTAAGTGGGATAATAACAGATATATGACTGAAGTAGGGTCAGCGACATTGCCAGCTGAAAGACAAAGAGAAACAGCTCATAGATATATGTTAGGGTTTTATAGTGTATTAGAAGCTATAACAACTAGGTTTCCAGAAATACTTTTCGAAAGTTGTGCAAGTGGTGGTGGAAGATTTGATCCGGCAATGCTTTACTATATGCCTCAGACTTGGGCTAGTGACGACACTGATGCAGTTGAAAGATTAAAGATTCAATATGGAACAAGTATAGTATATCCAAGTATTACTATGGGAGCTCATGTGTCAGCAGTACCAAATCATCAGGTGAATAGAATAACTCCATTAGAAACAAGAGGGAATGTTGCAATGAGTGGCACCTTTGGGTATGAGTTGGATGTTACAAAGATGTCAGATGAAGAAAAAGAAACTGTGAGACAACAAATAATAACATATAAGGAAATACGAACTCTAGTGCAGTTTGGAGATTTTTATAGATTACTTAGCCCATTCGAAGGAAATGAAACTGCATGGATGTTTGTAGCAGAAGATAAGAGTGATGTTGCTGCAAGTTTCTTTAAGGTTCTTTCTTCAAGTCATAAGAAACTTAGTGTGCTAAAACTTAAAGGATTAGATCCAAATAAAGATTACTTATTAATTGGAACTGATGAAGTTTATGGTGGAGATGAATTAATGAATACTGGACTTGTTATTCCAGAGTTAAAAGGTGACTTCCAAAGCTATATGTGGAGATTGAAAGAAATAAAATAA
- a CDS encoding diguanylate cyclase — translation MELINDNYKLEEKLYENTDIEVFRIMDNNLCKKQAYLHILKENKSYKNDIEHLNHVGQYIFELNIDGTIEFENTVVIYNIDGKRLSNKMFGYITAVYDLDMDFEKEIQQLKTAEKCEMFLKICSVINTLHLKGFIYGSIHPRNIVKDDNNEFKLKDLATIELEKNNFWERSVKDDIYNAPELFRTKEYTASTDIFSLGMLFFTMFKKEINEKSFENYKDISLIITKMIQDNPKKRYKHVTQIIKDFNKALNTKVQAFNIEDLEKLTYNSEFIGRDYELKQIFSHFEEMKKKQSKFNVFTITGQVGIGKTKMCQELYNKFLLEDAETYFVQLSNKSDYDKALPRIMEDMISVAPKNLVYKYYDDIRNLLSEEYFELLKLPSKHEEYKLISRIANFICEFAKTKPMVVIIDNIQYLSRFILKVIEFLSVVNSNTENILCIFSYGELQDNECENLRFLVDRMKKTPEYHEIKLTPLNEMETINLVRKLLYLPENTIKFPQKMYKETLGNPLFIKEAIRNLVLNKTIYINEATGQWYNKYSDVNEIPIPPNVKQAIEVQIQSLNLEEEGLLENLCIFDSAVDINTLSKVENATKMHIYKHIENLIARGILVEKIGDLGYLFDFSNKMFKKIIYYRMELGIRERKHKLAATIIEEKVFNGENNCLEELIYHLEMANEKEKAIEYCIKTANKFQEIYLYDSAIDFMNKAIKLEKKTTRKKMELYSQIAYLYNLKGEIQTSLSNYEKARKIARTLKDKIREVDMILFIGDLYNANVDIEKLEEHVDMAKSILKGISYQEGNIKTLLLEAYIAIIKEEYQLSLELSIKGLNLCQEKNIALKARFYLNIGSYHYLTGDGQKAIECYKISYDYAKVDDNPKGQIFALNNIAVVHQDIFQDNIIALDNLMEIKKLSEKYNLQDIEILSYLNIGITYYNEYLYKEAEYYLKMAIEKAEFCNYTTYIYSGYLSLTELYTSTGDVENAYYYYQLIKQFLTKYPYQGNSTLDYYWAIAYNSFFTGNIQRAKKYFNLNYKSFFDKKNLRGINCRLYLSRIEIHEDHTEQNIEKYIEELRDMLSEVISDEFKLVKCYEARTFLDIYGKGQLIDDFSSEINLDSLLNSEKINIRIVSNYFKSLLVSDNKEKIKYLNNCVNLRFNGNAKNIEWKVYNDIGNCLKNDNDYINAINYYLEACDKIKDMILALPVSYRSDFINFNKLMKPFNNLIAILLEIEANIEPLSDIKEIKSEEDIEKLIKITNFREIVNNEKFFTLVQKNFDQENHNTIVDIEAIIKNLNSDPLVSLDIIIKYLVRTTLSSEGYILSEQLEGNNKVMASFNGSISYSFHNYILEKVRAEEKPILVTVNDVENLKIREGLLPNSAKAVMCIPIYSDKKANKTESDIERRNKQNEPLIIGYILLVSNKLINKFDSESLERALDIIPLVTFIIEKHQLAMIASIDKLTKAYTRKALESYMIQQLEHSKNNDEEFSLIIFDVDKFKDINDTFGHQTGDLVLSSICKVILSSIRKHDICGRYGGEEFIVLLPNTSTNEALEIAERLRIKVEEAKILGDRRDVTISLGISSYPIHGSDISKLVKRADQALYMAKETGRNKSFLWEAALSKHANVTNKLTGIITSDAQANFKRVSTMIEISELIKDDKLLRDKIYDILGKIIGMTNSEEGTLIVKKDLNSNEIYSRKRLESGFITTRNFNYSVINSVIDNGKALTMVDWENYTELNASSDIPNWNSIAVCPLIRQAQVIGVLYLTVPMKEKEFGFEELNYLSTLAQIVAGII, via the coding sequence ATGGAACTTATAAATGACAATTATAAGCTTGAAGAAAAGCTTTATGAGAATACTGATATTGAAGTGTTCCGAATAATGGATAATAATCTTTGCAAAAAACAAGCCTATCTTCACATATTAAAGGAGAACAAAAGTTATAAAAATGATATTGAGCATTTAAATCATGTAGGACAATATATTTTTGAACTAAATATTGATGGGACTATAGAATTTGAAAATACTGTAGTAATATATAATATTGATGGTAAACGATTAAGCAATAAAATGTTTGGATACATAACAGCTGTTTACGATCTTGATATGGATTTTGAAAAAGAAATTCAACAATTAAAAACTGCTGAGAAATGTGAAATGTTTTTAAAAATTTGTTCCGTAATCAATACATTGCATTTAAAAGGTTTTATTTATGGAAGCATTCACCCTAGAAATATCGTTAAGGATGATAATAACGAATTTAAATTAAAGGATTTAGCTACCATAGAGCTTGAAAAGAATAATTTCTGGGAAAGAAGCGTTAAGGACGACATATATAACGCTCCAGAACTTTTTAGAACTAAGGAATATACAGCAAGTACTGATATCTTTTCTCTTGGTATGCTATTTTTTACTATGTTCAAAAAAGAGATTAACGAAAAATCTTTTGAGAACTATAAGGATATCTCATTAATTATTACTAAAATGATACAAGATAATCCGAAGAAAAGATATAAGCATGTGACTCAGATAATAAAGGATTTCAATAAAGCTTTAAATACTAAAGTACAGGCATTTAATATAGAAGATTTAGAAAAACTTACTTATAATTCAGAATTTATCGGAAGAGATTATGAATTAAAACAGATTTTCTCCCACTTCGAGGAAATGAAAAAAAAGCAAAGTAAGTTCAATGTTTTCACAATAACAGGACAAGTTGGTATAGGTAAAACTAAAATGTGTCAAGAACTTTATAATAAATTTCTTCTAGAGGATGCAGAAACCTATTTTGTTCAGTTATCAAATAAAAGTGATTATGATAAAGCGCTTCCTAGAATAATGGAGGATATGATTAGTGTAGCACCGAAGAATTTGGTATATAAGTATTATGATGACATCAGAAATCTTCTTAGTGAAGAATATTTTGAATTACTTAAATTGCCAAGCAAGCATGAAGAATATAAATTGATAAGTAGAATAGCAAACTTTATATGTGAGTTTGCAAAAACTAAACCTATGGTAGTAATTATTGACAATATACAGTACCTAAGCAGATTCATACTAAAAGTAATTGAATTTTTAAGTGTTGTAAATTCAAATACTGAAAATATCTTGTGTATTTTTTCTTATGGTGAACTCCAAGATAATGAGTGTGAAAATCTAAGATTCCTTGTTGATAGGATGAAAAAAACTCCAGAGTATCATGAAATAAAATTAACTCCTTTGAATGAGATGGAAACTATTAATTTAGTTAGGAAACTGTTGTATTTACCGGAGAATACAATAAAATTTCCTCAAAAGATGTACAAGGAAACATTAGGAAATCCTTTATTTATTAAGGAAGCAATACGAAATTTAGTTTTAAACAAAACTATATATATAAATGAGGCTACAGGACAGTGGTATAACAAGTATAGTGACGTAAATGAAATTCCGATACCACCTAATGTTAAACAAGCTATAGAAGTTCAAATACAATCACTAAATTTGGAGGAAGAAGGACTTCTAGAGAACTTATGTATATTTGATAGTGCTGTTGATATTAATACATTATCAAAGGTTGAGAATGCTACTAAGATGCACATATACAAGCATATAGAGAACTTGATTGCAAGAGGAATTCTGGTTGAAAAAATAGGTGATCTTGGTTATTTGTTTGATTTTTCTAATAAGATGTTTAAGAAGATAATATATTATCGCATGGAATTGGGGATTAGAGAGAGAAAGCATAAGCTTGCAGCAACTATTATCGAAGAAAAAGTATTCAACGGGGAAAATAATTGTCTTGAGGAATTGATATATCATCTAGAAATGGCAAATGAGAAGGAAAAGGCAATAGAGTATTGTATAAAAACCGCAAATAAGTTCCAAGAAATATATCTTTATGACTCAGCTATAGATTTTATGAATAAGGCTATAAAGCTTGAGAAAAAGACCACTAGAAAAAAAATGGAGTTATATTCTCAAATTGCTTATTTATATAATTTAAAAGGAGAGATACAAACATCTTTAAGTAATTATGAGAAAGCTAGGAAAATTGCACGGACTCTTAAGGACAAAATAAGAGAAGTTGATATGATTTTATTTATTGGTGACTTATATAACGCTAATGTTGATATTGAGAAGCTAGAAGAGCATGTTGATATGGCTAAATCGATATTAAAAGGAATAAGTTATCAAGAAGGAAATATAAAAACTCTTCTTTTAGAAGCTTATATTGCAATTATTAAAGAGGAATATCAACTTTCTTTAGAACTATCTATAAAGGGGTTAAATCTTTGCCAAGAGAAAAATATTGCATTAAAGGCTAGGTTCTATTTAAATATAGGTAGTTATCATTATCTTACTGGTGATGGACAAAAAGCTATTGAATGTTATAAGATAAGCTATGATTATGCCAAAGTTGATGATAATCCAAAGGGACAAATATTTGCTCTAAATAATATTGCTGTTGTTCACCAAGATATTTTCCAAGATAATATAATAGCACTAGACAATTTAATGGAGATAAAAAAACTCAGCGAAAAATATAATCTTCAAGATATAGAGATTCTAAGCTACTTAAACATTGGAATTACTTATTATAATGAGTATCTATATAAAGAAGCAGAATATTATTTAAAAATGGCAATAGAAAAGGCGGAATTTTGTAATTATACTACTTACATTTATAGTGGATACCTATCATTAACTGAATTATACACATCTACTGGAGATGTTGAAAATGCATACTATTACTATCAACTAATAAAACAATTTTTGACTAAGTACCCATACCAGGGAAATAGTACCCTTGATTATTATTGGGCTATTGCCTACAATAGTTTTTTCACTGGTAATATCCAAAGGGCTAAAAAGTATTTTAATTTAAATTACAAAAGCTTTTTCGATAAGAAAAATTTAAGAGGTATAAATTGTAGGCTTTATTTAAGTAGGATTGAAATACATGAAGACCATACAGAACAAAACATTGAGAAGTACATAGAAGAATTAAGAGATATGTTGAGTGAGGTAATTAGTGATGAGTTTAAGCTTGTAAAATGTTATGAAGCTAGAACTTTTCTGGATATTTATGGAAAGGGGCAATTGATAGATGATTTTTCTTCGGAAATTAATCTTGACTCATTGCTTAATAGTGAAAAAATAAATATACGAATTGTTAGCAACTATTTCAAAAGTTTATTAGTTTCTGATAATAAAGAAAAAATAAAATATCTAAATAATTGTGTTAATTTGAGGTTTAATGGAAATGCAAAGAACATTGAATGGAAAGTATACAATGATATAGGAAATTGCCTTAAAAATGATAATGATTATATAAATGCTATAAATTATTATTTAGAAGCTTGTGATAAGATTAAAGATATGATTTTGGCTTTACCAGTTTCATATAGAAGCGACTTCATAAACTTTAATAAATTAATGAAACCCTTTAATAATTTAATTGCTATATTATTAGAAATAGAAGCTAATATCGAACCGTTATCGGATATTAAAGAGATTAAAAGTGAAGAAGATATTGAAAAACTAATAAAAATTACTAATTTTAGAGAAATAGTTAACAATGAAAAGTTCTTCACCTTAGTTCAAAAAAACTTTGATCAGGAAAACCATAATACTATTGTTGATATTGAAGCAATTATAAAAAATCTTAATAGTGATCCTTTAGTAAGTTTAGATATTATTATCAAGTATCTTGTTAGGACGACATTATCTTCTGAAGGTTATATTTTAAGCGAGCAACTCGAGGGAAATAATAAGGTCATGGCTTCTTTCAACGGGTCAATATCTTATAGTTTTCATAATTATATTTTAGAAAAGGTAAGAGCAGAAGAAAAGCCTATATTAGTTACGGTTAATGATGTAGAAAATCTAAAAATCAGAGAAGGGCTTCTTCCTAATAGTGCGAAGGCAGTAATGTGCATTCCTATATATAGTGATAAAAAAGCTAATAAAACCGAGAGTGACATAGAGAGACGAAATAAACAAAATGAGCCTTTGATAATCGGATATATACTATTAGTTTCTAATAAGCTTATAAATAAGTTTGATAGTGAATCTCTAGAACGTGCTTTAGATATTATACCTTTAGTTACATTTATTATTGAAAAACATCAATTAGCTATGATTGCATCTATAGATAAACTTACAAAGGCATACACTAGAAAAGCACTAGAAAGTTATATGATTCAACAACTTGAACATTCTAAAAATAATGATGAAGAATTCTCACTTATTATTTTTGATGTTGATAAATTTAAAGATATTAATGATACCTTTGGACATCAAACAGGTGATTTAGTGCTTTCTAGTATCTGTAAGGTGATTCTTAGTAGTATAAGAAAACATGATATTTGTGGTAGGTATGGAGGAGAAGAGTTTATAGTGCTCTTGCCAAATACTTCGACAAATGAAGCTTTAGAAATTGCTGAAAGACTTAGGATTAAGGTTGAAGAAGCAAAAATACTTGGGGATAGAAGGGATGTAACTATAAGCTTAGGTATTTCATCTTATCCAATACATGGAAGTGATATATCTAAGTTAGTAAAGCGTGCAGATCAAGCTCTTTACATGGCAAAGGAGACTGGAAGGAATAAGAGCTTTTTATGGGAAGCAGCTTTATCAAAACATGCTAATGTAACTAATAAACTTACAGGAATAATTACTTCCGATGCACAAGCTAACTTTAAAAGAGTATCTACTATGATAGAAATTTCTGAGTTAATAAAGGATGACAAGCTTCTTAGAGATAAAATATATGATATTCTTGGCAAGATTATAGGGATGACTAATAGTGAAGAAGGTACATTGATAGTTAAGAAGGACTTAAACAGCAATGAAATATATAGTAGAAAGAGATTAGAAAGTGGATTTATAACTACAAGAAATTTTAATTACTCAGTTATAAATAGCGTAATTGATAATGGCAAAGCTTTGACAATGGTGGATTGGGAAAACTATACCGAACTTAACGCCTCATCAGATATTCCAAATTGGAACTCAATAGCTGTATGTCCGTTGATTAGGCAAGCTCAAGTTATAGGTGTTTTATACCTAACAGTACCGATGAAAGAAAAAGAATTTGGATTTGAAGAACTAAACTATCTATCTACTCTAGCCCAAATTGTAGCTGGAATCATATAA